A genomic region of Coregonus clupeaformis isolate EN_2021a unplaced genomic scaffold, ASM2061545v1 scaf0010, whole genome shotgun sequence contains the following coding sequences:
- the LOC121550898 gene encoding phosphoinositide 3-kinase regulatory subunit 6-like isoform X3 — MSSAVESSMYTSIRAILRQAASSCNKGMLRWTLHKKVETHPSNSVSLVRVLVKELEKVERIDDKMHVIPLLHTLIYVIIQQSGHIPCNLYQRVYECLKRLLTLPEPYCTITLRYMRSIKMEQITPGALYQRRVIAEQSLRNKHFPKQEKVFVFADPAVFSGPLWQAVRADLELASPQSDTLARLVLLHTLQAGLVKACHGPILTQALEDLGEDVEQYFQEVVLAVEQSIENGEAGRDQYQTRLQHIYSDILTSANQDPKARGSLSNTPLPSPKIHFHLWTNEEELWNELMNFTLNVSPSERNSMYQEEEEEKDVSKRVSLLSVDSGIEKDRSPGFRGRMKPEDKMALVQENIKGPTSSTPLPKEEGNHTARIVVMGDDRVLGRLAKAYHSIRKREAKYLILTKRVNLQIYYIPVTNEPIVNSPGSTSQVGDRLSLASFLGRVDPWYESNINSLGAMIPKLAGTQSSHSRSSEPNLFLVDVLSYYLRCGLQPVHFTLYSVKISVSGQTGSPVEEVFVSHLEAEFPEFKTLRENLRQERSSRRRTRKPLGTCGAVVSVNYSKVSLSKQEVVKGMSVMTCGVVISAISPNETEGLDFLTVNFDSTNPRCCAEIRTQNIKIRILEDKTFTVCLDKDCRRKYTHVQSIEISPCLDPGYCPQTSSKSNFSVGEEWEAGLSKYLCKILPLPINTFTGINH, encoded by the exons ATGTCGTCAGCAGTGGAGTCCAGTATGTACACCAGTATCCGGGCCATCCTCAGACAGGCTGCCTCCTCATGCAACAAAG GTATGCTGAGGTGGACTCTTCATAAGAAGGTGGAGACCCATCCGTCTAACAGTGTCTCACTGGTCAGGGTTCTGGTCAAAGAGCTGGAGAAG GTGGAGAGGATTGACGATAAGATGCATGTCATTCCATTGCTTCACACTCTCATCTATGTTATTATTCAG CAGTCTGGCCACATTCCATGTAACCTGTATCAGAGAGTGTATGAGTGCTTGAAAAGGCTGCTAACACTTCCAGAGCCCTACTGTACTATCACACTGAGATACATGAGGAGCATAAAGATGGAGCAGATCACACCAG GAGCTTTGTATCAGAGAAGGGTCATTGCTGAGCAGAGCCTAAGGAACAAACATTTTCCCAAGCAGGAAAA GGTATTTGTGTTTGCAGaccctgctgtgttctcagggcCCCTGTGGCAGGCAGTGAGGGCAGACCTGGAGCTAGCCAGCCCCCAAAGTGACACACTGGCAAGACTGGTGCTACTGCACACTCTGCAGGCTGGACTGGTGAAGGCCTGTCATGGCCCCATACTGACTCAAGCTCTGGAG gatCTAGGAGAAGATGTGGAGCAGTACTTCCAGGAGGTGGTGTTAGCTGTAGAGCAGAGTATAGAGAACGGCGAGGCCGGCCGTGACCAGTACCAGACCAGGCTACAGCACATCTACAGTGACATCCTGACCTCTGCTAACCAAG accCAAAGGCCCGGGGCTCTCTTTCTAACACTCCATTGCCCTCTCCAAAGATTCACTTCCACCTGTGGACAAACGAAGAGGAGCTGT GGAATGAGCTGATGAACTTCACCCTAAACGTTTCCCCCTCTGAGCGGAACTCTATGtaccaggaggaggaagaggagaaggatgtGTCCAAGAGGGTTTCCCTCCTGTCTGTTGACAGTGGAATAGAGAAGGACCGGTCACCGGGTTTCAGAGGGAGAATGAAGCCGGAAGACAAAATGGCGCTGGTGCAGGAAAACATCAAGGGGCCCACCAGTAGCACCCCTCTCCCTAAAGAGGAGGGGAACCATACAGCACGCATAGTGGTGATGGGAGACGACAGGGTGCTGGGGAGACTGGCCAAGGCGTATCACTCCATCCG AAAAAGGGAGGCAAAATATCTCATCTTGACCAAGAGAGTGAACctacagatatactacatccctGTCACTAATGAGCCCATCGTCAATTCACCT GGAAGCACATCACAAGTTGGAGACAGGTTGTCTCTAGCCTCGTTCTTAGGAAGGGTTGATCCCTGGTACGAAAGCAACATCAACAGTTTGGGAGCCATGATTCCAAAGCTGGCGGGAACG CAGTCCAGTCACAGCAGGTCATCAGAACCCAACCTATTCCTTGTGGATGTCCTCTCCTACTACCTTCGCTGTGGCCTACAGCCTGTCCACTTCACACTCTACTCCGTCAAG ATATCTGTCTCTGGTCAGACTGGCAGCCCTGTGGAGGAGGTGTTTGTGTCCCACCTGGAAGCAGAGTTCCCAGAGTTTAAAACACTCAGAGAAAATCTGAGACAAG AGAGATCTAGTAGGCGACGAACAAGGAAGCCACTTGGAACCTGTGGAGCGGTGGTTTCTGtgaattacagtaag GTCTCCTTGAGCAAACAAGAGGTTGTTAAGGGAATGTCAGTGATGACATGTGGAGTGGTCATCAGTGCAATATCACCCAATGAAACAGAAG GTCTTGATTTCCTCACTGTCAATTTTGACAGCACAAATCCAAGATGCTGCGCG GAGATCAGAACCCAAAACATTAAAATCAGAATCCTGGAGGATAAGACCTTCACTGTGTGTCTGGACAAAGACTGTCGCAGGAAATACACACATGTCCAAAG CATTGAGATCTCTCCATGCTTGGATCCAGGGTATTGCCCCCAGACAAGTTCCAAGTCCAATTTCAGTgtgggagaggagtgggaggcggGGCTGAGCAAGTACTTGTGCAAGATCCTGCCTCTGCCAATCAACACCTTCACTGGCATCAACCACTGA
- the LOC121551264 gene encoding bMERB domain-containing protein 1-like, which yields MEKERKFSKQYGSLDRTKLDGKADKKAEEDIVSMADSTITIDDIEGELFRIERIRDVLVRRESELRYMMDDIQLCKEITRLKKELQKLVSVSNTDKSNEDRQREEELLQQIHKLVETRDFLVDDVEFERLREREEDKEMADFLQSKFPKTSKKKNVTEDRRMTSKAQQTSSTPFVTKTGLTILKECCGFTCSVM from the exons ATGGAAAAGGAGCGAAAATTCTCCAAACAATATGGGTCTTTGGATCGCACCAAATTGGATGGAAAAGCCGATAAGAAGG CAGAGGAAGACATTGTGTCAATGGCGGACTCCACCATCACAATAGATGACATCGAAGGGGAGCTTTTCAGAATTGAGCGGATACGTGATGTTCTGGTACGGAGGGAATCAGAACTAAGATACAT GATGGACGACATTCAGCTTTGCAAGGAAATCACACGGCTGAAAAAAGAACTTCAGAAGCTGGTGTCTGTTTCAA ACACAGACAAATCCAACGAGGACCGGCAGAGGGAGGAGGAGCTGCTGCAGCAGATCCACAAGCTGGTGGAGACCAGGGACTTCCTGGTGGATGACGTGGAGTTTGAGAGGCTCAG ggagagagaggaggacaaagaAATGGCTGATTTCTTACAGTCTAAATTTCCCAAGACCTCGAAGAAAAAAA ATGTCACAGAGGACCGAAGGATGACCTCCAAAGCCCAGCAGACTTCGTCCACTCCCTTCGTCACCAAAACCGGCCTCACCATTCTGAAGGAGTGCTGCGGCTTCACATGCTCTGTCATGTAG
- the LOC121550898 gene encoding phosphoinositide 3-kinase regulatory subunit 6-like isoform X1, translated as MEPSTASMSSAVESSMYTSIRAILRQAASSCNKGMLRWTLHKKVETHPSNSVSLVRVLVKELEKVERIDDKMHVIPLLHTLIYVIIQQSGHIPCNLYQRVYECLKRLLTLPEPYCTITLRYMRSIKMEQITPGALYQRRVIAEQSLRNKHFPKQEKVFVFADPAVFSGPLWQAVRADLELASPQSDTLARLVLLHTLQAGLVKACHGPILTQALEDLGEDVEQYFQEVVLAVEQSIENGEAGRDQYQTRLQHIYSDILTSANQDPKARGSLSNTPLPSPKIHFHLWTNEEELWNELMNFTLNVSPSERNSMYQEEEEEKDVSKRVSLLSVDSGIEKDRSPGFRGRMKPEDKMALVQENIKGPTSSTPLPKEEGNHTARIVVMGDDRVLGRLAKAYHSIRKREAKYLILTKRVNLQIYYIPVTNEPIVNSPGSTSQVGDRLSLASFLGRVDPWYESNINSLGAMIPKLAGTQSSHSRSSEPNLFLVDVLSYYLRCGLQPVHFTLYSVKISVSGQTGSPVEEVFVSHLEAEFPEFKTLRENLRQERSSRRRTRKPLGTCGAVVSVNYSKVSLSKQEVVKGMSVMTCGVVISAISPNETEGLDFLTVNFDSTNPRCCAEIRTQNIKIRILEDKTFTVCLDKDCRRKYTHVQSIEISPCLDPGYCPQTSSKSNFSVGEEWEAGLSKYLCKILPLPINTFTGINH; from the exons ATGGAACCCTCCA CTGCCAGTATGTCGTCAGCAGTGGAGTCCAGTATGTACACCAGTATCCGGGCCATCCTCAGACAGGCTGCCTCCTCATGCAACAAAG GTATGCTGAGGTGGACTCTTCATAAGAAGGTGGAGACCCATCCGTCTAACAGTGTCTCACTGGTCAGGGTTCTGGTCAAAGAGCTGGAGAAG GTGGAGAGGATTGACGATAAGATGCATGTCATTCCATTGCTTCACACTCTCATCTATGTTATTATTCAG CAGTCTGGCCACATTCCATGTAACCTGTATCAGAGAGTGTATGAGTGCTTGAAAAGGCTGCTAACACTTCCAGAGCCCTACTGTACTATCACACTGAGATACATGAGGAGCATAAAGATGGAGCAGATCACACCAG GAGCTTTGTATCAGAGAAGGGTCATTGCTGAGCAGAGCCTAAGGAACAAACATTTTCCCAAGCAGGAAAA GGTATTTGTGTTTGCAGaccctgctgtgttctcagggcCCCTGTGGCAGGCAGTGAGGGCAGACCTGGAGCTAGCCAGCCCCCAAAGTGACACACTGGCAAGACTGGTGCTACTGCACACTCTGCAGGCTGGACTGGTGAAGGCCTGTCATGGCCCCATACTGACTCAAGCTCTGGAG gatCTAGGAGAAGATGTGGAGCAGTACTTCCAGGAGGTGGTGTTAGCTGTAGAGCAGAGTATAGAGAACGGCGAGGCCGGCCGTGACCAGTACCAGACCAGGCTACAGCACATCTACAGTGACATCCTGACCTCTGCTAACCAAG accCAAAGGCCCGGGGCTCTCTTTCTAACACTCCATTGCCCTCTCCAAAGATTCACTTCCACCTGTGGACAAACGAAGAGGAGCTGT GGAATGAGCTGATGAACTTCACCCTAAACGTTTCCCCCTCTGAGCGGAACTCTATGtaccaggaggaggaagaggagaaggatgtGTCCAAGAGGGTTTCCCTCCTGTCTGTTGACAGTGGAATAGAGAAGGACCGGTCACCGGGTTTCAGAGGGAGAATGAAGCCGGAAGACAAAATGGCGCTGGTGCAGGAAAACATCAAGGGGCCCACCAGTAGCACCCCTCTCCCTAAAGAGGAGGGGAACCATACAGCACGCATAGTGGTGATGGGAGACGACAGGGTGCTGGGGAGACTGGCCAAGGCGTATCACTCCATCCG AAAAAGGGAGGCAAAATATCTCATCTTGACCAAGAGAGTGAACctacagatatactacatccctGTCACTAATGAGCCCATCGTCAATTCACCT GGAAGCACATCACAAGTTGGAGACAGGTTGTCTCTAGCCTCGTTCTTAGGAAGGGTTGATCCCTGGTACGAAAGCAACATCAACAGTTTGGGAGCCATGATTCCAAAGCTGGCGGGAACG CAGTCCAGTCACAGCAGGTCATCAGAACCCAACCTATTCCTTGTGGATGTCCTCTCCTACTACCTTCGCTGTGGCCTACAGCCTGTCCACTTCACACTCTACTCCGTCAAG ATATCTGTCTCTGGTCAGACTGGCAGCCCTGTGGAGGAGGTGTTTGTGTCCCACCTGGAAGCAGAGTTCCCAGAGTTTAAAACACTCAGAGAAAATCTGAGACAAG AGAGATCTAGTAGGCGACGAACAAGGAAGCCACTTGGAACCTGTGGAGCGGTGGTTTCTGtgaattacagtaag GTCTCCTTGAGCAAACAAGAGGTTGTTAAGGGAATGTCAGTGATGACATGTGGAGTGGTCATCAGTGCAATATCACCCAATGAAACAGAAG GTCTTGATTTCCTCACTGTCAATTTTGACAGCACAAATCCAAGATGCTGCGCG GAGATCAGAACCCAAAACATTAAAATCAGAATCCTGGAGGATAAGACCTTCACTGTGTGTCTGGACAAAGACTGTCGCAGGAAATACACACATGTCCAAAG CATTGAGATCTCTCCATGCTTGGATCCAGGGTATTGCCCCCAGACAAGTTCCAAGTCCAATTTCAGTgtgggagaggagtgggaggcggGGCTGAGCAAGTACTTGTGCAAGATCCTGCCTCTGCCAATCAACACCTTCACTGGCATCAACCACTGA
- the LOC121550568 gene encoding major facilitator superfamily domain-containing protein 6-like: MKRNKQIDIKGALALASTFHFLYSCARACILPFLTLYLRYLGLTPSMTGLLMSTKHLISLVWSPLSSFLSRHYNKRRAVITGSLVCSAGAALVLLLIPSTGVETLTSHCNISHLSVSPTEELSDDVPVFGSVMPTTHTTIVSQSAAHESSPTDTTGDTVSSPVSMSKATTYTLQQQRSNNVTSQWSQVNVSVASRSKGGESNGSESHHGASNTSPTVRRSRRSGGQEKQQQREKDEAHFQFLGSLKVMDVQHQLFFMLLIVVSLWELMAAPLEWTVDDGLYEYLDFVDASDRYGSTGVWGLLGAACGVGGAGLLVSHLDCLIGSHTPRSAVHFYSYAALTTLAVPVVAFLPLYLNKKRSRSTGLFKALQLVRGDLRALLCAVTAFLMGLAGSAVDDFLLWQMQDHGSSELHMGISLALAVLSRAAFPLLSGQVSKLLSPGRVLLVGTACLALQCLYYSFLWGPWAALPAQVLSCFSSGALWWAVQMQCEDVATPGMERSLRRVYQALSLDLGAGLGSLAGGFVVHRFGVSVLFRGVVVILLLWCLFLSLLQWKAPRQRRINYSRLLAADTSEVSESESEQERDWLEKAMEDDKSNNNTGRRITH, from the coding sequence ATGAAGAGGAACAAGCAGATAGACATTAAGGGTGCTCTAGCCCTCGCCAGCACCTTCCACTTCCTGTATTCTTGTGCCAGAGCCTGCATCCTCCCCTTCCTCACCCTGTACCTCAGATACCTGGGCCTCACTCCCTCCATGACGGGCCTTCTCATGAGCACCAAGCATCTCATCTCCCTGGTCTGGAGCCCTCTGTCCAGCTTTCTGTCCAGACACTACAACAAGAGGAGGGCAGTGATTACGGGGTCTCTGGTATGTTCAGCAGGGGCAGCCCTCGTCCTCCTGCTCATCCCATCCACAGGCGTCGAGACGCTGACCAGTCACTGCAACATCTCTCACCTCAGTGTGAGCCCCACTGAAGAGCTGAGTGACGATGTGCCTGTTTTTGGCAGTGTAATGCCTACCACCCACACTACCATTGTATCCCAGTCAGCAGCACATGAATCTTCACCTACAGATACAACCGGTGACACTGTGTCTTCTCCTGTTTCAATGAGTAAAGCCACAACTTACACACTCCAGCAGCAACGTTCCAACAATGTGACTTCTCAATGGTCACAAGTGAATGTATCTGTGGCCAGCCGCAGTAAAGGAGGGGAGAGCAATGGCTCAGAGTCCCACCACGGTGCCTCCAACACTTCACCCACAgtgaggaggagtaggaggtcaGGAGGTCAGGAGAAGCAGCAGCAGAGGGAGAAGGACGAGGCCCACTTCCAGTTCCTGGGCAGCCTCAAAGTTATGGACGTCCAGCACCAGCTCTTCTTCATGCTCCTCATCGTGGTGTCGCTATGGGAGCTGATGGCCGCCCCGCTGGAATGGACCGTGGACGATGGGCTGTATGAGTACTTGGATTTTGTGGATGCCTCTGATCGCTATGGTAGCACAGGGGTGTGGGGGCTGCTTGGGGCAGCGTGTGGGGTGGGTGGTGCAGGACTGCTGGTGAGCCACCTGGACTGCCTCATTGGCTCACACACACCCAGGAGCGCTGTCCACTTCTACTCCTATGCAGCTCTGACAACCCTGGCCGTGCCTGTGGTAGCCTTCCTGCCCCTCTACCTCAACAAGAAGCGTAGTCGCTCCACTGGGCTCTTCAAAGCCTTACAGCTGGTGCGAGGGGACCTCCGggccctgctgtgtgctgtcaCTGCCTTCCTAATGGGGCTGGCGGGGTCTGCGGTGGATGACTTCCTGCTGTGGCAGATGCAGGACCATGGGAGCAGCGAGCTGCACATGGGCATCTCTTTAGCCTTAGCGGTGCTCTCCCGGGCCGCCTTCCCTCTGCTGAGTGGCCAAGTGTCAAAGCTCCTGAGCCCAGGCAGGGTGCTGTTGGTGGGGACGGCCTGCTTGGCCCTGCAGTGCCTCTACTACTCCTTCCTGTGGGGCCCCTGGGCTGCACTACCTGCCCAGGTGCTGAGCTGCTTCAGCAGTGGCGCCCTCTGGTGGGCAGTGCAGATGCAGTGCGAGGACGTGGCCACGCCGGGCATGGAGAGGAGCTTGAGGAGGGTCTACCAGGCCCTCTCTCTGGACCTGGGGGCAGGGCTGGGCAGCTTGGCCGGGGGGTTTGTTGTCCACAGGTTTGGGGTATCTGTGCTattcagaggggtggtggtgatTCTGCTCCTGTGGTGCCTGTTTCTGTCACTGCTCCAGTGGAAAGCCCCACGCCAACGCAGGATCAACTACTCCCGCCTCCTCGCTGCTGACACCAGTGAAGTGAGCGAATCAGAGTCGGAGCAGGAGAGAGACTGGCTGGAGAAAGCCATGGAGGATGACAAGAGCAATAATAACACGGGCAGAAGGATAACTCATTAG
- the LOC121550898 gene encoding phosphoinositide 3-kinase regulatory subunit 6-like isoform X2 — MEPSTASMSSAVESSMYTSIRAILRQAASSCNKGMLRWTLHKKVETHPSNSVSLVRVLVKELEKVERIDDKMHVIPLLHTLIYVIIQSGHIPCNLYQRVYECLKRLLTLPEPYCTITLRYMRSIKMEQITPGALYQRRVIAEQSLRNKHFPKQEKVFVFADPAVFSGPLWQAVRADLELASPQSDTLARLVLLHTLQAGLVKACHGPILTQALEDLGEDVEQYFQEVVLAVEQSIENGEAGRDQYQTRLQHIYSDILTSANQDPKARGSLSNTPLPSPKIHFHLWTNEEELWNELMNFTLNVSPSERNSMYQEEEEEKDVSKRVSLLSVDSGIEKDRSPGFRGRMKPEDKMALVQENIKGPTSSTPLPKEEGNHTARIVVMGDDRVLGRLAKAYHSIRKREAKYLILTKRVNLQIYYIPVTNEPIVNSPGSTSQVGDRLSLASFLGRVDPWYESNINSLGAMIPKLAGTQSSHSRSSEPNLFLVDVLSYYLRCGLQPVHFTLYSVKISVSGQTGSPVEEVFVSHLEAEFPEFKTLRENLRQERSSRRRTRKPLGTCGAVVSVNYSKVSLSKQEVVKGMSVMTCGVVISAISPNETEGLDFLTVNFDSTNPRCCAEIRTQNIKIRILEDKTFTVCLDKDCRRKYTHVQSIEISPCLDPGYCPQTSSKSNFSVGEEWEAGLSKYLCKILPLPINTFTGINH; from the exons ATGGAACCCTCCA CTGCCAGTATGTCGTCAGCAGTGGAGTCCAGTATGTACACCAGTATCCGGGCCATCCTCAGACAGGCTGCCTCCTCATGCAACAAAG GTATGCTGAGGTGGACTCTTCATAAGAAGGTGGAGACCCATCCGTCTAACAGTGTCTCACTGGTCAGGGTTCTGGTCAAAGAGCTGGAGAAG GTGGAGAGGATTGACGATAAGATGCATGTCATTCCATTGCTTCACACTCTCATCTATGTTATTATTCAG TCTGGCCACATTCCATGTAACCTGTATCAGAGAGTGTATGAGTGCTTGAAAAGGCTGCTAACACTTCCAGAGCCCTACTGTACTATCACACTGAGATACATGAGGAGCATAAAGATGGAGCAGATCACACCAG GAGCTTTGTATCAGAGAAGGGTCATTGCTGAGCAGAGCCTAAGGAACAAACATTTTCCCAAGCAGGAAAA GGTATTTGTGTTTGCAGaccctgctgtgttctcagggcCCCTGTGGCAGGCAGTGAGGGCAGACCTGGAGCTAGCCAGCCCCCAAAGTGACACACTGGCAAGACTGGTGCTACTGCACACTCTGCAGGCTGGACTGGTGAAGGCCTGTCATGGCCCCATACTGACTCAAGCTCTGGAG gatCTAGGAGAAGATGTGGAGCAGTACTTCCAGGAGGTGGTGTTAGCTGTAGAGCAGAGTATAGAGAACGGCGAGGCCGGCCGTGACCAGTACCAGACCAGGCTACAGCACATCTACAGTGACATCCTGACCTCTGCTAACCAAG accCAAAGGCCCGGGGCTCTCTTTCTAACACTCCATTGCCCTCTCCAAAGATTCACTTCCACCTGTGGACAAACGAAGAGGAGCTGT GGAATGAGCTGATGAACTTCACCCTAAACGTTTCCCCCTCTGAGCGGAACTCTATGtaccaggaggaggaagaggagaaggatgtGTCCAAGAGGGTTTCCCTCCTGTCTGTTGACAGTGGAATAGAGAAGGACCGGTCACCGGGTTTCAGAGGGAGAATGAAGCCGGAAGACAAAATGGCGCTGGTGCAGGAAAACATCAAGGGGCCCACCAGTAGCACCCCTCTCCCTAAAGAGGAGGGGAACCATACAGCACGCATAGTGGTGATGGGAGACGACAGGGTGCTGGGGAGACTGGCCAAGGCGTATCACTCCATCCG AAAAAGGGAGGCAAAATATCTCATCTTGACCAAGAGAGTGAACctacagatatactacatccctGTCACTAATGAGCCCATCGTCAATTCACCT GGAAGCACATCACAAGTTGGAGACAGGTTGTCTCTAGCCTCGTTCTTAGGAAGGGTTGATCCCTGGTACGAAAGCAACATCAACAGTTTGGGAGCCATGATTCCAAAGCTGGCGGGAACG CAGTCCAGTCACAGCAGGTCATCAGAACCCAACCTATTCCTTGTGGATGTCCTCTCCTACTACCTTCGCTGTGGCCTACAGCCTGTCCACTTCACACTCTACTCCGTCAAG ATATCTGTCTCTGGTCAGACTGGCAGCCCTGTGGAGGAGGTGTTTGTGTCCCACCTGGAAGCAGAGTTCCCAGAGTTTAAAACACTCAGAGAAAATCTGAGACAAG AGAGATCTAGTAGGCGACGAACAAGGAAGCCACTTGGAACCTGTGGAGCGGTGGTTTCTGtgaattacagtaag GTCTCCTTGAGCAAACAAGAGGTTGTTAAGGGAATGTCAGTGATGACATGTGGAGTGGTCATCAGTGCAATATCACCCAATGAAACAGAAG GTCTTGATTTCCTCACTGTCAATTTTGACAGCACAAATCCAAGATGCTGCGCG GAGATCAGAACCCAAAACATTAAAATCAGAATCCTGGAGGATAAGACCTTCACTGTGTGTCTGGACAAAGACTGTCGCAGGAAATACACACATGTCCAAAG CATTGAGATCTCTCCATGCTTGGATCCAGGGTATTGCCCCCAGACAAGTTCCAAGTCCAATTTCAGTgtgggagaggagtgggaggcggGGCTGAGCAAGTACTTGTGCAAGATCCTGCCTCTGCCAATCAACACCTTCACTGGCATCAACCACTGA